A window of the Salvelinus sp. IW2-2015 linkage group LG37, ASM291031v2, whole genome shotgun sequence genome harbors these coding sequences:
- the LOC111960101 gene encoding uncharacterized protein — protein sequence MMIIYWTIFLFYANLGCALNKNVIQPDPVIVTQLGQSVSLTCFCQSNLMVKVSWFKQTVGQKPLLMASSYYRTKNSFYFTKDFNETKRLSVKREVDSFNLTISKTESGDTATYYCGAMEEGDLKFGEGTFLIVKDSESNSMSVLQQPVSESVQPGDSVSLNCTIHTETCAGEHSVYWFRHGSGESHPGIIYNNGDRSDQYAKIPEAGSTTRSCVYNLPKRNLSLSDAGTYYCAVASCGEILFGKGTKLNYGCKEDQVLLVYCLGVTLALCVILIIVLGCVMCKMNKKNSLLCRGTHPQPSGLAVPSSHNQHQEHDDTLTSVHYAALNVIHKKPKTRRQRSTMERDTEYSGLRCQNMD from the exons ATGATGATTATATATTGGACAATCTTTTTGTTTTACGCCAATTTGG GTTGTGCACTTAACAAGAATGTAATCCAACCAGACCCTGTGATAGTTACACAACTGGGACAAAGTGTATCTCTCACTTGCTTTTGTCAATCTAATTTGATGGTCAAAGTCTCTTGGTTCAAGCAAACTGTTGGACAGAAGCCTCTTCTCATGGCATCATCATATTATCGCActaaaaatagtttttattttaccaaGGACTTTAATGAGACTAAACGTTTGAGTGTGAAGAGAGAAGTTGACAGCTTTAACCTGACCATCTCCAAGACAGAGTCAGGGGACACAGCTACATACTACTGTGGTGCTATGGAAGAGGGCGACCTCAAATTTGGAGAAGGAACTTTTTTAATTGTCAAAG ATTCAGAGTCCAACAGCATGTCTGTGCTCCAGCAGCCTGTGTCTGAGTCAGTCCAGCCAGGAGACTCTGTGTCtctgaactgtacaatacacactgagacctgtgcaggagaacacagtgtctattggttcagacatggctcagGAGAATCCCATCCAGGAATCATTTACAACAATGGAGACAGGAGTGATCAGTATGCGAAGATCCCTGAGGCTGGGTCAACTACACGGAGCtgtgtctacaacctccccaagaggaacctcagcctctctgatgctgggacttactactgtgctgtggcctcatGTGGGGAGATACTGTTTGGGAAAGGGACCAAGCTGAACT ATGGTTGTAAAGAGGACCAGGTTCTCTTGGTGTACTGTCTGGGTGTAACGTTGGCTCTTTGTGTCATCCTCATCATTGTCCTTGGTTGTGTTATGTGTAAGATGAACAAGAAAAACTCTCTGCTGTGCAGAG GAACGCACCCTCAGCCAAGTGGTCTGGCAGTCCCCAGTTCTCATAACCAG CATCAAGAACATGATGACACACTCACGTCGGTCCATTACGCTGCTCTGAATGTCATCCACAAGAAGCCAAAGACCCGGAGACAGAGGAGCACCATGGAGAGAGACACTGAGTACTCTGGGCTGAGGTGCCAAAACATGGACTGA